TCTAAAATTTCCATTTTATCTAAGCGTTTTTGGCGACTGTTCGCCATTCCTCTAGTGGCGACGCGGGCTTTATTACGAGCGATAAAATCTTCCAAGCGGTCAATTTCTTGTTGTTGACGCTCGAAGGCGGAATTTTCTTGCTTTTTGCGCATTTCGTACATAGCTTGGAAGTTATAATAATCACCGGTGTAGCGTGTTAAGGTTGCATTTTCTACATGGTAAATGACATTGATAACATCATTTAAAAATGGAATATCATGAGAGACTAAAATAAAAGCATTTTCGTAATTTTTCAAATAATTTGTTAGCCATTGAATATGTTCAACATCTAAATAGTTAGTCGGCTCATCTAAAATAAGAATAGTCGGATTTTGTAACAATAATTTAGTTAATAATACTTTAGTTCTTTGCCCGCCGCTTAAATCAGTAACATCTTTATCTAAGCCAACCGCACCAAGCCCTAAACCGTTGGCAACTTCATCGATTTTAGCATCAATAGTATAAAAGCTGTTATGGTCAAGGATATCTTGAATTTCCCCAACTTCTTCCATCATTTTATCAAGTTCTTCTGGTGTAGCTTCGCCCATTTTATCGTAGATTCCAATCATTTCTGCTTCTAATTTATACATTTCATCAAATGCTGTTCGTAAAACATCACGAATTGAAGAACCTTTTTGTAAAACGGCATGTTGATCGAGGTAGCCAACAGTAACACGGTTAGACCAAGTAACTTTACCTTGGTCTGGTTGCAATTGGCCGGTAATAATATTTAAGAACGTAGATTTACCTTCGCCATTAGCGCCGATTAAGCCAACGTGCTCACCTTTTAATAAACGGAAAGAAGCATCTTCTAAAATTGTTCTAGCTCCAAAACCGTGGGATACATTTTCAACATTTAAAACACTCATTATTAGCCACCTATCATAAAATTTTATATCTATATTATTCTAAATTATAAATAAGCAACAAGCAAATATTTTATCAGAGAATAAAAAATAAAGTTTATAGCGAAAGAAAATAAAGTTCGCACCAAAAAGACGAAAGTATCAAGAGGGAGAA
This genomic window from Negativicutes bacterium contains:
- a CDS encoding ABC-F family ATP-binding cassette domain-containing protein, whose product is MSVLNVENVSHGFGARTILEDASFRLLKGEHVGLIGANGEGKSTFLNIITGQLQPDQGKVTWSNRVTVGYLDQHAVLQKGSSIRDVLRTAFDEMYKLEAEMIGIYDKMGEATPEELDKMMEEVGEIQDILDHNSFYTIDAKIDEVANGLGLGAVGLDKDVTDLSGGQRTKVLLTKLLLQNPTILILDEPTNYLDVEHIQWLTNYLKNYENAFILVSHDIPFLNDVINVIYHVENATLTRYTGDYYNFQAMYEMRKKQENSAFERQQQEIDRLEDFIARNKARVATRGMANSRQKRLDKMEILEKPKEKPKPSFKFQEARTPSRFVIEAKHLVLGYDEPLTKPVNITLERGQKVAIRGVNGLGKTTLLKTLLGKIQPISGKIELGEFVMPGYFEQESNRDNDNTALEEVWNEYPGMSNYEVRAALAGCGLTNEHITSKMMVLSGGEAAKVRLCKVMQEKINLLILDEPTNHLDVEAKEELKKALINFKGTILLVSHEPEFYQDWVTDVWNVETWTTKIV